The following proteins are encoded in a genomic region of Deinococcus sp. YIM 134068:
- a CDS encoding DUF2087 domain-containing protein, producing the protein MTKSIAAFQDEHGRITGWPSDRRRAHQLAILDHLTGLFEPGRRYSEAEVETILRDHSTLEEPGVLLAELVDGDYLATGDGTYWRADSRPNG; encoded by the coding sequence ATGACGAAGAGCATCGCCGCCTTTCAGGACGAACACGGGCGTATCACGGGCTGGCCCTCCGACCGCCGCCGCGCACATCAACTCGCCATCCTCGATCACCTGACGGGCCTGTTCGAGCCGGGCCGCCGCTACAGCGAGGCCGAGGTGGAGACCATCCTGCGCGACCACAGCACGCTGGAGGAACCGGGCGTGCTGCTCGCCGAACTCGTGGACGGCGACTATCTGGCGACGGGGGACGGCACCTACTGGCGG